The following proteins come from a genomic window of Pocillopora verrucosa isolate sample1 chromosome 6, ASM3666991v2, whole genome shotgun sequence:
- the LOC136281803 gene encoding uncharacterized protein: MKDWTKVFSAVFIGAVVTNFITVSANDNSSTEEDEWKIEWYLNLTITWIAKPPYVARPTNGYIDSGAQGLIRDTLLRYMTYECGILHGIEYQVEDRQVNSEYEMIALLRQNKVHVAAPIFEPKGDRHYSEFPFFKVVDYPGTDYITTEEGNNKISYVLDAVLKSWPLLAVTLVLTAISGVVMWALDTYWNSEEFPRSFIKGSWDGFWWSFISMTTVGYGDKSPKSLPARIFSIVWILVGLIVMAIFTANVTSALTALSLETEPSSFANKKIAVIGNGTEYQHALQEEAEPIVRNSIEDAIKDVQSKKVDGLFIDHYANTFYHSREKLKTLLTVKKLELQRDVGALFSKDRKDLADCLNYQRSTILRSAQTITATYKYTKSNPAKQFSLFDDSSSFVKILLYILLGVLAGMLCIGVIWDLLIRKKSGKQQNSTIEWQAENKGMVLTERESILNDFEVAKRLLKQMQDHFTILESKVSKLRGSQ; the protein is encoded by the exons ATGAAAGATTGGACTAAGGTGTTTTCAGCTGTCTTCATCGGAGCTGTTGTTACAAATTTCATCACTGTGTCAGCCAATGATAACTCTTCTACAGAGGAAGACGAATGGAAGATCGAATGGTACCTAAATCTAACAATAACTTGGATTGCCAAACCACCGTATGTCGCTCGACCCACCAATGGATATATAGATAGCGGCGCTCAGGGACTGATCCGAGATACACTTTTACGATACATGACGTATGAATGCGGTATTCTTCATGGCATCGAATACCAAGTAGAAGACCGCCAAGTTAACAGTGAATATGAAATGATCGCACTTCTGAGGCAAAACAAAGTCCACGTTGCAGCTCCTATATTTGAGCCAAAAGGAGACAGGCACTACAGCGAGTTCCCATTTTTCAAAGTCGTTGATTATCCAGGAACAGACTACATTACCACTGAAGAAGGGAACAACAAGATCAGCTATGTTTTGGATGCCGTTCTGAAGTCTTGGCCACTGCTAGCTGTTACTCTGGTCCTGACAGCCATTTCAGGAGTTGTTATGTGGGCTTTA GACACTTACTGGAATAGTGAAGAGTTTCCACGTTCATTCATCAAAGGCTCATGGGATGGATTTTGGTGGTCTTTTATTTCGATGACCACAGTAGG GTATGGTGACAAATCTCCCAAATCTCTTCCTGCACGGATATTCTCTATTGTTTGGATTCTCGTGGGCCTGATTGTTATGGCAATCTTTACAGCGAACGTCACTTCAGCACTGACGGCTCTTTCCCTGGAAACCGAACCAAGTAGCTTTGCTAATAAGAAA attGCAGTTATAGGAAATGGGACAGAGTACCAACATGCACTACAGGAGGAGGCTGAACCAATAG TGCGCAACAGTATCGAAGACGCTATTAAAGATGTGCAGTCCAAGAAAGTTGATGGATTATTCATAGATCACTACGCAAACACCTTTTACCACTcaagagaaaaactgaaaacgcTTCTCACCGTCAAGAAATTGGAACTTCAAAGAGATGTCGGGGCTCTCTTTTCAAAGGACAGAAAAGACCTGGCAGATTGCTTAAATTATCAGCGTTCCACCATTTTGAGGTCGGCTCAAACCATCACTGCAACATATAAG TACACCAAAAGTAATCCAGCCAAACAATTCAGTTTGTTTGACGATTCTTCCAGCTTTGTTAAAATACTCCTGTACATTTTGCTTGGAGTATTGGCGGGAATGCTTTGTATTGGAGTAATATGGGACTTACTCATCAGGAAGAAGTCTGGCAAGCAGCAAAATTCCACGATAGAGTGGC AAGCTGAAAACAAAGGGATGGTGTTAACTGAGAGAGAAAGTATTCTCAACGACTTTGAAGTAGCCAAAAGACTTCTTAAACAAATGCAAGATCACTTTACAATACTGGAAtcaaaggtttcaaaacttCGGGGTAGCCAGTAA